A genomic region of Trifolium pratense cultivar HEN17-A07 linkage group LG3, ARS_RC_1.1, whole genome shotgun sequence contains the following coding sequences:
- the LOC123916203 gene encoding probable glutathione S-transferase, which produces MMGNQDVKLHNFLLSPVGRRVEWALKLKGIDYEYVEEDIFNKSSLLLELNPVHKKVPVLVHGHKSIAESLIILEYIDETWKQYPLLPHHPYQRAHARFWAKVSDEKLAMGAWIALIKKGDGWEKVLKETREVMEKLEEEIKGKKFFGGDNIGYLDLALGWITCWLPVWEEIGSLQVLDPLKCPNISSWKTNFLSHPMIKDNLPPRDEMIAYCHRRIQEYHG; this is translated from the exons ATGATGGGAAACCAAGATGTGAAGCTGCATAACTTTTTATTAAGTCCAGTTGGTCGAAGAGTTGAATGGGCACTAAAACTAAAGGGTATTGATTATGAGTATGTAGAAGAAGATATCTTCAACAAAAGTAGTCTTCTTTTGGAATTGAACCCGGTTCATAAGAAAGTTCCGGTTCTTGTTCATGGCCACAAATCAATTGCAGAGTCATTGATTATCCTTGAATACATTGATGAAACATGGAAGCAATATCCATTGTTGCCTCATCATCCTTATCAAAGAGCTCATGCTCGGTTTTGGGCCAAGGTATCGGATGAAAAG CTTGCAATGGGTGCATGGATTGCATTGATTAAGAAAGGGGATGGATGGGAAAAGGTTCTAAAGGAGACAAGAGAAGTAATGGAAAAGTTAGAAGAGGagataaaaggaaaaaaattcttTGGAGGGGACAATATTGGATACCTTGATCTTGCTCTTGGATGGATCACTTGTTGGCTTCCTGTTTGGGAGGAAATTGGGTCATTGCAGGTACTTGACCCATTAAAATGTCCAAACATTTCTTCATGGAAGACAAATTTTCTGAGCCATCCTATGATTAAGGACAACTTGCCACCTAGGGATGAGATGATTGCTTATTGTCACCGTCGCATACAAGAGTATCATGGTTAA
- the LOC123916272 gene encoding protein GRAVITROPIC IN THE LIGHT 1-like, whose product METVKPKSAMNNRSKKFVQTFQKVISLKSATKIASNNGICMLNSNLKVKEDSFTDHHTKTNGNNKNKARNKAVMEALIARLFAGVTTIKASYAELQMAQHPYNNDSIQAADQAVVDELRAISELKRRFLKKELNLSPQVTIMLAEIQEQQSIMKTYEITIKKLQGEVDAKDSQISSLRKKLDECISFNKSLEKKLNSNASLSLFVNLEFSMLNHTHFVYFLHHTLRSIRTFVKLMIEEMESANWDVEAAVKFIHPNAVFNKPSHRCFAFESFVCITMFESFNYPNFIFSNDPLQNNHQNHYFDKFKRLRSLNPKQYLENNPNSSFAKFLKSKYLQLVHAKMECSLFGNLNQRKLVNSGGNPDSAFFLAFAEMAKRVWTLHYLAFSFQENVNIFQVKKNTRFSEVYMESVTEESVSTTSGSVESTDSNSGEFRVVFTVVPGFKIGKTVIQSQVYLSLMDSPSSS is encoded by the coding sequence ATGGAAACTGTGAAACCAAAATCAGCAATGAACAACAGAAGCAAGAAATTTGTTCAGACATTTCAGAAAGTGATTAGTCTcaaaagtgcaacaaaaattgCTTCAAACAATGGAATTTGCATGCTCAACTCAAATCTCAAAGTGAAAGAAGATTCTTTCACAGATCATCATACCAAAACCAATGGCAACAACAAGAACAAGGCGCGAAATAAAGCGGTTATGGAAGCTCTAATTGCGAGGCTTTTCGCCGGTGTTACAACCATAAAAGCATCATATGCAGAGCTTCAAATGGCTCAACATCCTTACAACAATGATTCAATTCAAGCAGCTGATCAAGCAGTGGTTGATGAACTAAGAGCCATCTCAGAATTGAAAAGAAGGTTCTTGAAAAAAGAACTTAATCTTTCACCTCAAGTTACAATAATGCTTGCAGAGATTCAAGAACAACAAAGTATAATGAAAACCTATGAAATCACAATCAAGAAACTTCAAGGAGAGGTTGATGCAAAAGACTCACAAATCTCATCACTCAGAAAAAAACTTGATGAATGCATTTCATTCAACAAATCACTTGAAAAAAAGCTGAACTCAAATGCTTCTTTATCACTCTTTGTTAACCTTGAATTTTCAATGTTGAATCATACtcattttgtttattttcttcatcataCTTTGAGATCAATAAGGACTTTTGTGAAGCTGATGATTGAAGAAATGGAATCAGCAAATTGGGATGTTGAAGCAGCTGTTAAATTCATTCATCCAAACGCAGTTTTCAATAAACCAAGTCATCGTTGTTTTGCTTTTGAATCATTTGTTTGCATAACAATGTTTGAAAGTTTCAACTatccaaatttcattttttcaaatgaCCCTCTTCAAAATAATCATCAAAATCACTACTTTGACAAATTCAAGAGACTAAGATCTTTGAATCCAAAACAATACTTAGAAAACAATCCAAATTCATCTTTTGCAAAGTTTCTAAAATCCAAATATCTTCAACTTGTTCATGCTAAAATGGAGTGTTCTTTGTTTGGAAATTTGAACCAAAGGAAGCTAGTGAATTCTGGAGGGAATCCAGATTCTGCTTTTTTCTTAGCTTTTGCTGAGATGGCAAAGCGAGTTTGGACACTGCATTACTTAGCATTCTCATTTCAAgaaaatgttaacatttttCAGGTTAAGAAGAATACAAGATTCTCTGAAGTTTACATGGAAAGTGTTACAGAAGAATCAGTTTCAACTACTTCAGGTTCAGTGGAATCTACAGATTCTAATTCCGGCGAGTTTCGCGTGGTTTTCACGGTGGTGCCAGGTTTTAAAATTGGTAAGACAGTGATACAGAGTCAGGTTTACTTGTCTTTGATGGATTCTCCTTCAAGTTCATGA
- the LOC123913025 gene encoding protein HIGH CHLOROPHYLL FLUORESCENCE PHENOTYPE 173, chloroplastic isoform X1 — protein sequence MVLHLFCGSYESCTANITVTNIDTLILFFLMELCSTTLSFSSSTSHLNFQSPKFPKRNFGQKISNPTLHKPFLQTLIYEQKSIRHSTGTYNRRIISAKAGKQSWDFGRFIKTLYFFNGPPSPDKFFNFLVGKLSSTSTSESVNSMGTSDIVLVAGGTGGVGRRVVDVLRKKGIPVRVLVRNEEKARKMLGSDVDLVVGDITKESTLIPEYFKGVKKVVNAVSVIVGPKEGDTPDRAKYSQGIKFFEPEIKGDSPEKVEYIGMRNLIKALKNNLGLRRGKLLFGFEGDSYRQLSWGALDDVVMGGVSESTFQIDPNGSENGGPTGVFKGVVSSANNGGFTSIRTKNFSEPEDLSAYDGLEFRLKGDGRRYKVIIRTSTDWDALGYTGGFDTEKGKWQSIQLPFSSLRPIFRARTVSDAPPFDPRNVASLQLMFSKFEYDGKLNETFVEGPFELPVSSIRAYIKDPITPRFVHVGSAGVTRPERPGLDLSKQPPAVRLNKELDYILTFKLKGEDLIRESGIPFAIVRPCALTEEPAGADLIFDQGDNITGKISREEIARMCVAALESPYACDKTFEVKSVVPFSEPFTVDPENPPPEKDYDIYFKDLKEGITGKEALQENPIPV from the exons ATGGTGTTGCATTTGTTTTGTGGTTCATATGAATCTTGCACTGCAAATATCACCGTAACTAACATTGATACCCTTATTCTCTTCTTCCTAATGGAATTGTGTTCCActactctttctttctcttcttccaCTTCTCATCTCAATTTTCAG AGCCCTAAATTTCCTAAGAGgaattttggtcaaaaaatttcaaacccTACATTGCATAAACCATTTCTTCAGACATTAATTTATGAACAAAAATCGATAAGACATTCTACTGGAACATATAATAGAAGAATCATATCAGCTAAAGCGGGAAAACAGAGTTGGGATTTTGGAAGATTTATAAAAACATTATACTTTTTCAATGGTCCTCCTTCTCCTGATAAg TTCTTTAACTTTCTAGTTGGGAAACTATCCAGTACTTCCACAAGTGAATCGGTTAACTCGATGGGGACTTCGGATATTGTCCTTGTAGCCGGAGGTACTGGTGGTGTTGGTCGAAGAGTGGTTGACGTATTACGGAAGAAAGGAATTCCTGTCCGTGTATTG GTTAGAAATGAAGAGAAGGCAAGAAAGATGTTAGGCTCAGATGTTGACTTG GTTGTTGGAGACATTACAAAAGAGAGTACTTTGATCCCTGAATACTTTAAAGGAGTAAAGAAAGTGGTTAACGCTGTTTCTGTAATTGTTGGCCCTAAGGAAGGAGACACTCCAGACAGAGCAAAATACAGCCAA GGAATTAAGTTCTTTGAGCCAGAG ATAAAAGGTGATTCACCAGAAAAGGTAGAGTACATAGGAATGAGAAATTTGATCAAGGCTCTGAAGAACAACCTTGGACTTCGAAGGGGAAAGCTATTATTTGGATTTGAAG GCGATAGTTATAGGCAACTTTCTTGGGGAGCTTTAGATGATGTGGTAATGGGTGGAGTTAGTGAAAGTACTTTTCAAATTGACCCAAATGGTAGTGAAAATGGTGGACCAACTGGGGTTTTTAAAG GCGTTGTTTCATCGGCAAATAATGGTGGCTTTACTAGTATCCGAACAAAG AATTTTTCAGAACCGGAGGATCTCTCTGCATATGATGGTTTGGAGTTCCGTCTAAAAGGTGATGGACGTAGATATAAAGTCATTATACGTACAAGCACTGATTGGGATGCTCTTGGATACACTGGAGGCTTTGACACAGAGAAAGGCAAATGGCAATCG ATACAATTGCCATTTTCTTCCTTGAGGCCTATATTCCGAGCAAGAACTGTGTCTGATGCTCCTCCATTTGATCCAAGAAATGTTGCATCATTGCAG CTCATGTTCAGCAAGTTTGAATATGATGGTAAATTAAATGAGACTTTTGTGGAAGGTCCGTTTGAGCTTCCGGTGTCTAGCATAAGGGCATATATAAAGGATCCAATAACACCTAG ATTTGTACATGTGGGCTCAGCGGGAGTTACCAGACCGGAAAGACCTGGACTTGATCTAAGTAAACAGCCTCCTGCAGTTCGATTAAACAAGGAACTGGATTATATCCTCACATTTAAACTAAAG GGTGAGGATTTAATTCGAGAAAGTGGCATTCCATTCGCGATCGTGAGGCCCTGTGCATTAACTGAGGAACCTGCTGGAGCCGATCTAATCTTTGATCAAGGAGATAATATTACC GGTAAAATATCAAGGGAAGAGATCGCTCGCATGTGTGTAGCTGCACTTGAAAGCCCTTATGCATGTGACAAAACATTTGAG GTCAAAAGTGTTGTTCCATTTAGTGAGCCGTTTACTGTGGATCCAGAAAATCCTCCTCCAGAAAAGGACTATGACATATACTTTAAAGATTTAAAAGAAGGCATAACTGGAAAGGAAGCGCTCCAAGAGAATCCCATTCCTGTTTAA
- the LOC123913025 gene encoding protein HIGH CHLOROPHYLL FLUORESCENCE PHENOTYPE 173, chloroplastic isoform X2, producing the protein MGTSDIVLVAGGTGGVGRRVVDVLRKKGIPVRVLVRNEEKARKMLGSDVDLVVGDITKESTLIPEYFKGVKKVVNAVSVIVGPKEGDTPDRAKYSQGIKFFEPEIKGDSPEKVEYIGMRNLIKALKNNLGLRRGKLLFGFEGDSYRQLSWGALDDVVMGGVSESTFQIDPNGSENGGPTGVFKGVVSSANNGGFTSIRTKNFSEPEDLSAYDGLEFRLKGDGRRYKVIIRTSTDWDALGYTGGFDTEKGKWQSIQLPFSSLRPIFRARTVSDAPPFDPRNVASLQLMFSKFEYDGKLNETFVEGPFELPVSSIRAYIKDPITPRFVHVGSAGVTRPERPGLDLSKQPPAVRLNKELDYILTFKLKGEDLIRESGIPFAIVRPCALTEEPAGADLIFDQGDNITGKISREEIARMCVAALESPYACDKTFEVKSVVPFSEPFTVDPENPPPEKDYDIYFKDLKEGITGKEALQENPIPV; encoded by the exons ATGGGGACTTCGGATATTGTCCTTGTAGCCGGAGGTACTGGTGGTGTTGGTCGAAGAGTGGTTGACGTATTACGGAAGAAAGGAATTCCTGTCCGTGTATTG GTTAGAAATGAAGAGAAGGCAAGAAAGATGTTAGGCTCAGATGTTGACTTG GTTGTTGGAGACATTACAAAAGAGAGTACTTTGATCCCTGAATACTTTAAAGGAGTAAAGAAAGTGGTTAACGCTGTTTCTGTAATTGTTGGCCCTAAGGAAGGAGACACTCCAGACAGAGCAAAATACAGCCAA GGAATTAAGTTCTTTGAGCCAGAG ATAAAAGGTGATTCACCAGAAAAGGTAGAGTACATAGGAATGAGAAATTTGATCAAGGCTCTGAAGAACAACCTTGGACTTCGAAGGGGAAAGCTATTATTTGGATTTGAAG GCGATAGTTATAGGCAACTTTCTTGGGGAGCTTTAGATGATGTGGTAATGGGTGGAGTTAGTGAAAGTACTTTTCAAATTGACCCAAATGGTAGTGAAAATGGTGGACCAACTGGGGTTTTTAAAG GCGTTGTTTCATCGGCAAATAATGGTGGCTTTACTAGTATCCGAACAAAG AATTTTTCAGAACCGGAGGATCTCTCTGCATATGATGGTTTGGAGTTCCGTCTAAAAGGTGATGGACGTAGATATAAAGTCATTATACGTACAAGCACTGATTGGGATGCTCTTGGATACACTGGAGGCTTTGACACAGAGAAAGGCAAATGGCAATCG ATACAATTGCCATTTTCTTCCTTGAGGCCTATATTCCGAGCAAGAACTGTGTCTGATGCTCCTCCATTTGATCCAAGAAATGTTGCATCATTGCAG CTCATGTTCAGCAAGTTTGAATATGATGGTAAATTAAATGAGACTTTTGTGGAAGGTCCGTTTGAGCTTCCGGTGTCTAGCATAAGGGCATATATAAAGGATCCAATAACACCTAG ATTTGTACATGTGGGCTCAGCGGGAGTTACCAGACCGGAAAGACCTGGACTTGATCTAAGTAAACAGCCTCCTGCAGTTCGATTAAACAAGGAACTGGATTATATCCTCACATTTAAACTAAAG GGTGAGGATTTAATTCGAGAAAGTGGCATTCCATTCGCGATCGTGAGGCCCTGTGCATTAACTGAGGAACCTGCTGGAGCCGATCTAATCTTTGATCAAGGAGATAATATTACC GGTAAAATATCAAGGGAAGAGATCGCTCGCATGTGTGTAGCTGCACTTGAAAGCCCTTATGCATGTGACAAAACATTTGAG GTCAAAAGTGTTGTTCCATTTAGTGAGCCGTTTACTGTGGATCCAGAAAATCCTCCTCCAGAAAAGGACTATGACATATACTTTAAAGATTTAAAAGAAGGCATAACTGGAAAGGAAGCGCTCCAAGAGAATCCCATTCCTGTTTAA